Genomic DNA from Candidatus Poribacteria bacterium:
TCGACATGGGTCTCGTCCTCGTGCTGGCTCCGCGTCAGGGGAGCTTTTCAGATCCTGGGCAACTGCTGCGTGCGCGCGAAGAACTCCGGGTTCCGGCGTAGCTGCGCCCACAGGCGCATCGCCAGGGTGATCGAGCGCGCGTCGTTGCCATCGATGTCGCCGCGCGACACGACGCCCTTCGGATCGTTCTTGCCCGCCGAAAGGCTGACGCCGCCGGATCCGAGGAGCTCCGAAACTTCCGGATCGGTCAACAGGAACCGCTGAATCTGCTTCTCGCGCAGCACCGTCAGGACTCGCGCGATGTTCTTGCGATTCCTACCAGGCTTGGCGGTGTTCTCCAGTTGACCGAACGCCTTCTGAAACCTGAGATCGAGCTGCACCTGTCGCAGCGTTCGCAGGTCATCCTTCAGCGTCGTGGCGTCCTTGGCGCGAAGCGCTTCCATCGTCTGCGCTTCGATCTCCGTCGCGAAGATCCTCATCATCCACCTGCCGAGTCCCGCACGACGATGCGAGTGCGGATCGGGAGTTTGTACTGCGCGCGCTTCATCGCCTCTTGAGCGACCTCGAGAGGAACCCCCGCGAGCTCGTAGAGGATCCGACCGGGTCGAACCACGGCGACCCACTCCTCAGGCGCTCCCTTGCCCTTGCCCATGCGGGTTTCCGCGGGCTTCTTGGTGATGGGCTTCGCCGGGAACACCTTGATCCACAGCTTGCCGCCGCGCCGAATGTAGCGCGTGATGGCGATACGACCCGCCTCGATCTGCCGGGCGGTCAACCAACAGGGCTCCAGAGCCTGGAGCCCGTACTCGCCGAATGCGATCGTGCCTCCGCGAATTGCGGTGCCCGCCATCCGACCACGGTGTTCCTTGCGGAACTTCACACGCTTGGGCATCAACATCCGAATGGCTCCCTCGACGCAACCTCAGCTTGTTCTGGCGCGCGGACGTCCGGCATCAGCCGATCTAGCCGCGTCGTCCGCCTCTGCCATATCCGCCGGAGCGGCCTGGTCCCCGTCCAGCTCCCCGTCCTCCGCGACCGTGCCGATCCCCGGCCGCGTCCGCCTGCGTGCTGCGTCCACCTCGGCCCCGACCCGCCGCCGGACGCGACATCAGCTTCATCGCCTCTTGCGCCGTGCCGGTTCCGATGACTTCGCCGCGGAACACCCACGCCTTCACGCCGATCTTCCCGAACGTCGTGTTGGCTTCGGCAAAGCCGAACTGGATGTCGGCGCGCAGTGTGTGCAGCGGAACCCGTCCGTCGAGTTCGTACTCGCTGCGGGCGATCTCGTGGCCCCCCAGTCTGCCGGAGACCATGATCTTGCACCCCTCAGCTCCGGCTCGCATCGTGTTCGCCACCGACCGCTTGATCGCCTGCTTGAAGGGCGTGCGGCGCTCCAACTGCGCGGCGACTCCCTCGGCGACCAGTTGAGCTTCCAGCTCAGGACGGCGAATCTCTTCGATCGCAATGCGTGCGGGCTTGCCGAGCTCCTTCTCGAGGTCCTGCTGCAGCTTCTCGACCTCGGTTCCGCGACGTCCGATGACGATGCCGGGCCGCGCCGTGTGAATCGACACGGTGAATCGACCGGAATCCCATCGCTCAACCGAGACGCGCGCTACGGCGGCGCGGCTCAATCGGTCCTTGACGAACCGCTGGATCTTGAGGTCCTCGTTCAGCCACGTCGAGTAGTCCTTCCGCTGGGTGGGAATCCAGCGGCAGTCCCACTTCTCGATGATCCCCAATCGGAGCCCGCGCGGATGCGTCTTCTGACCCACAAAGTACTCCTCAGTGACCGAGCGTCAGGAGGCGTCTAGACCGGAAGCGATCGCCCCTGACGACAACGGCGTGTCGAATCGGATTCCTCGGCATCGTGTCCACCTCTCGCAGTGAGGACCCGCGATACCGCTAGGCGCGGCGGTCGTCGATCTCGACCGTGATGTGGCATCGTCGGCGCAGAATGCCGTAAGCCATGCCGCGCGCGCGCGGGCGGATCCGCTTCATCGTGATGCCTTCATCGACGAAGATCGTCTTAATGAAGAGCGAATCGGCGTCCAAGTCCGATCCCTCGTGCCACTGCTCGTCGCGTGCGAGCTGGTGGGCGTTGGCGACCGCCGAGTCGAGGAGCTTGCCGATGATCTTCGCTCCCGACTTCGGGCTGAACCGCAGCGTGTCCAACGCCTGCTCGACCGGCTGACGCCGCACGAGGTCGGCGACAAGGCGCGCCTTCTGGGCGGATATGGGCGCGTTCCTCAGTATCGCTCTGGCTCCGCTCATGCTCTTGCGTTCCTTCTGTGCCGTTCCCGACAGCAGGGCGGCTCAGCGTCGAAGCCGAGCCCCCGGGCAATCCCGTCTATCCTCGGTGCCCACGGAAGCTGCGCGTCGGCGAAAACTCGCCCAACTTGTGTCCGACCATCGTCTCGACGATGAACACTGGGAAGAACTTCCGGCCGTTGTGGACCAGGAACGTGTGCCCGATGAACTCCGGGATGATCGTCGAGCGGCGCGACCAGGTGCGGATGACGCGGCCTCGCTCGCCACTCCGCTCGAGATCTTGGACTTTCTTGACCAACTTCCCGTCGACGTACGGGCCCTTCTTCAGCGACCGAGGCATAGCTTCCCCTCACACCAGGTTCAACCGCTGTCTTACCGCTTCTTGCGCTTGCGGCGCGAGACGATCAGGCGATCCGACGGCTTGCTCGGCTTGCGTGTCTTGTGCCCCTTGGTGGGAACGCCCCATGGCGTGACCGGATGGCGTCCGCCGGAGCTCTTCCCCTCGCCGCCGCCGTGCGGATGGTCCAGGGGGTTCATCGCGACGCCGCGCACCTTGGGTCGTCGACCCAGCCAGCGTGATCGACCAGCTTTGCCGATGATCACGTTCTCGTGATCCGCGTTGCCGACCTGTCCCAACGTCGCCGTGCACGCGCTCAGCACCATGCGAAGTTCGCCGGAGGGCATCAGAATCGTCGCGTAGCGTCCTTCGCGCGCCATCAGTTGAGCCGAGACGCCTGCGCTGCGGACGATCTGCCCACCCTTGCCGGGCGTCAGCTCCACATTGTGGATGATTGAACCGACTGGGATGTTCGTCAGCGGCAACGAGTTGCCCACGCGAATATCCGCGCCGGGACCCGACTCAACCGTCTGCCCGACTGCCAGCCCCAGCGGCGCGAGGATGTATCGCTTCTCGCCGTCCTCGTACTCGAGCAAGGCGATGCGGGCGGTGCGATTCGGGTCGTACTCGATGGCGGCGACTTGCGCCTTGATGCCGATCTTGTCGCGACGGAAATCGATCTCTCGGAACCGTCGCTTGTGCCCACCGCCACGCCGCCGCATCGTGACACGGCCCTGGGCGTTGCGGCCGCTCGACCGGCGCATGCCGTGCGAGAGGGACTTCTCCGGCGTCGCCTTCGTCACCTCCGAGAAATCGGAGCCCGTCATGAACCGGCGTGACGGAGTGACCGGACGGTACTTCTTGACCACGATGTACAGCTCCTGACGAGACGGGCTCTAGACGCCCTCAAAGCGGTCGATGGTCACCCCGTCGCGCAGCGTGACGATCGCCTTCTTCCGGTGGATCGTCCGACCAGGCCGAAATCGGCGGCCGCGGCGGTTCTTGTCCGGGTCCTTCACCTTGCCGCTCGTCCGCATCGTGTTGATCTGCACGATGTGACCGCGAACCTCGGGGAAGAGCTCCTCGAGCGCGGCTCGGATCTCCGGTTTCGAAGCCGTCGGGGCGACCTCGAAAGTGTACTTGACCAGACTGTCGTGACCCGCGCGCTCGCTGTACTGATGACGGATCAGCGTGCTCTTCTCCGTCACCACAGGACGGCGGAAGACATGAAAAGGGTTCTTCGCCATCAGGATGCCTCCGCGTCCGACGCGTCGGCGTCGGCGTTTCCACCCAGACGCGCTTCCAGAGAACTGACGGACGCCGGGAGAAGGACCAGCACCTGGTGGGTGATGACTTCGTAGGCGTGGAGGAGCGCGCTCGTCGTTACATTCAGCCGGGGAATGTTCCGTGCGGAAAGATACACGATGGGGTCTACATCCGGCAAGACGAGAAGGGTTTTGCGCCCGTCGATATCCAGCGTCTTC
This window encodes:
- the rpmC gene encoding 50S ribosomal protein L29, with amino-acid sequence MEALRAKDATTLKDDLRTLRQVQLDLRFQKAFGQLENTAKPGRNRKNIARVLTVLREKQIQRFLLTDPEVSELLGSGGVSLSAGKNDPKGVVSRGDIDGNDARSITLAMRLWAQLRRNPEFFARTQQLPRI
- the rplP gene encoding 50S ribosomal protein L16, producing the protein MLMPKRVKFRKEHRGRMAGTAIRGGTIAFGEYGLQALEPCWLTARQIEAGRIAITRYIRRGGKLWIKVFPAKPITKKPAETRMGKGKGAPEEWVAVVRPGRILYELAGVPLEVAQEAMKRAQYKLPIRTRIVVRDSAGG
- the rpsC gene encoding 30S ribosomal protein S3; translation: MGQKTHPRGLRLGIIEKWDCRWIPTQRKDYSTWLNEDLKIQRFVKDRLSRAAVARVSVERWDSGRFTVSIHTARPGIVIGRRGTEVEKLQQDLEKELGKPARIAIEEIRRPELEAQLVAEGVAAQLERRTPFKQAIKRSVANTMRAGAEGCKIMVSGRLGGHEIARSEYELDGRVPLHTLRADIQFGFAEANTTFGKIGVKAWVFRGEVIGTGTAQEAMKLMSRPAAGRGRGGRSTQADAAGDRHGRGGRGAGRGPGRSGGYGRGGRRG
- a CDS encoding 50S ribosomal protein L22, which encodes MSGARAILRNAPISAQKARLVADLVRRQPVEQALDTLRFSPKSGAKIIGKLLDSAVANAHQLARDEQWHEGSDLDADSLFIKTIFVDEGITMKRIRPRARGMAYGILRRRCHITVEIDDRRA
- the rpsS gene encoding 30S ribosomal protein S19 — translated: MPRSLKKGPYVDGKLVKKVQDLERSGERGRVIRTWSRRSTIIPEFIGHTFLVHNGRKFFPVFIVETMVGHKLGEFSPTRSFRGHRG
- the rplB gene encoding 50S ribosomal protein L2, with protein sequence MVVKKYRPVTPSRRFMTGSDFSEVTKATPEKSLSHGMRRSSGRNAQGRVTMRRRGGGHKRRFREIDFRRDKIGIKAQVAAIEYDPNRTARIALLEYEDGEKRYILAPLGLAVGQTVESGPGADIRVGNSLPLTNIPVGSIIHNVELTPGKGGQIVRSAGVSAQLMAREGRYATILMPSGELRMVLSACTATLGQVGNADHENVIIGKAGRSRWLGRRPKVRGVAMNPLDHPHGGGEGKSSGGRHPVTPWGVPTKGHKTRKPSKPSDRLIVSRRKRKKR
- a CDS encoding 50S ribosomal protein L23 — its product is MAKNPFHVFRRPVVTEKSTLIRHQYSERAGHDSLVKYTFEVAPTASKPEIRAALEELFPEVRGHIVQINTMRTSGKVKDPDKNRRGRRFRPGRTIHRKKAIVTLRDGVTIDRFEGV